A DNA window from Paenibacillus sp. HWE-109 contains the following coding sequences:
- a CDS encoding thioredoxin family protein codes for MKKLLIYLGIVVVLFGGLYFVNQQSTKSSDQANAGNPYGVAASKLNPETVKQLNDPNYQNLILPKDLDQRLKNKETFFQYYYASTCPHCKITTPVLVPLEKELNVDVKQFNLEEFKDGWQKYKIDSTPTLVYYKNGVEVDRMVGGVPEQGSTGGNTPEMFKAFFQKYKG; via the coding sequence ATGAAGAAGCTGCTTATTTATCTTGGTATTGTTGTTGTTTTATTCGGGGGCTTATATTTCGTTAATCAACAGTCCACCAAATCATCGGATCAAGCGAATGCAGGCAATCCTTACGGCGTTGCGGCGTCCAAATTAAACCCGGAAACTGTGAAGCAGTTAAACGATCCGAACTATCAGAACTTGATTCTTCCTAAGGACTTGGATCAAAGACTGAAGAACAAAGAAACATTTTTCCAATATTATTACGCCTCCACTTGTCCGCATTGCAAAATCACCACACCCGTTCTTGTTCCCTTGGAAAAAGAACTCAATGTTGACGTGAAGCAATTTAATCTAGAAGAATTCAAAGATGGCTGGCAAAAATACAAAATCGATTCAACACCTACCCTTGTCTATTATAAAAATGGCGTAGAAGTGGATCGCATGGTTGGCGGTGTGCCTGAGCAAGGTTCAACTGGCGGCAACACACCTGAGATGTTCAAAGCCTTTTTCCAAAAATATAAAGGTTAA
- a CDS encoding RsmB/NOP family class I SAM-dependent RNA methyltransferase has product MTKQLPTLFRDKMIDLLGVEEFEQFLASYDEARLFGIRVNTAKITKEEFLAKSPFTLTKVPWAADGYYYEEGERPGKHPYYHAGLYYIQEPSAMAPVELLAAQPGERVLDLCAAPGGKSTQIAAKMQGEGVLVVNDIHSDRVKALVKNLELSGVRNAVVLNEKPERMLTVFQGYFDKILIDAPCSGEGMFRKEEEMMQQWERHSVQEFADMQRELLGQAAEMLAPGGRIVYSTCTFSPEENEAQIAEFLDRHADFHVVPVDQFGAGHPDWLRAPWCEEGAYSPSALAEVAGTARLWPHRLKGEGHYVAVLQRVGASAGAVSAVELKERVASVGDADVGVKKRGGREALRGKGRVEAVPHAVSLEPLLAFAGELLRSEPFAAARLVCYGEHAYASPAGLPELHGLKVVRPGWYIGSLHRGRFEPSHALAMGLRMREAKRALSLASSDERALRYLKGETLEVAENEIIRDPEVIKAAKGYCLVCIEEHPIGWGKWHDGMLKNEYPPGWRWN; this is encoded by the coding sequence ATGACGAAGCAGTTACCGACCCTTTTTAGGGATAAAATGATTGATTTACTGGGTGTAGAGGAGTTCGAGCAATTCCTGGCATCCTATGACGAAGCGAGATTGTTTGGCATACGCGTGAATACAGCTAAGATTACTAAAGAGGAGTTTTTGGCCAAAAGTCCATTTACACTGACCAAAGTGCCATGGGCTGCGGATGGCTACTACTATGAAGAAGGCGAGCGTCCCGGTAAACATCCTTATTATCATGCAGGTCTTTACTATATTCAGGAACCAAGCGCGATGGCTCCGGTAGAGTTGCTGGCAGCACAACCTGGCGAGCGAGTTCTCGATTTATGCGCAGCACCAGGAGGGAAATCGACGCAGATTGCGGCTAAAATGCAAGGCGAAGGCGTGCTTGTCGTTAACGATATTCATTCGGATCGCGTGAAGGCTTTAGTTAAAAATCTGGAGCTATCGGGCGTAAGAAATGCCGTAGTTCTAAATGAAAAACCGGAGCGGATGTTGACTGTCTTCCAGGGGTATTTTGATAAAATTCTGATCGATGCCCCTTGTTCCGGAGAAGGAATGTTTCGTAAAGAAGAAGAAATGATGCAGCAGTGGGAACGTCATTCCGTTCAAGAATTTGCAGACATGCAAAGGGAATTACTCGGACAAGCAGCTGAGATGCTGGCTCCCGGAGGACGGATTGTTTATTCGACTTGCACATTTTCTCCAGAGGAGAACGAAGCGCAGATTGCAGAATTTCTGGATCGTCATGCAGATTTCCATGTTGTTCCAGTCGATCAGTTTGGTGCTGGGCATCCAGACTGGTTGAGAGCTCCTTGGTGTGAGGAAGGGGCGTATTCACCTAGCGCTTTGGCGGAAGTGGCGGGGACAGCTAGGCTGTGGCCGCATCGACTGAAGGGCGAAGGGCACTATGTGGCTGTTTTGCAGCGAGTTGGGGCGAGCGCGGGAGCAGTCAGTGCTGTGGAACTGAAGGAGCGGGTCGCGAGCGTGGGCGACGCTGACGTAGGGGTGAAGAAGCGCGGCGGCCGTGAGGCGCTGCGGGGCAAGGGCCGCGTGGAGGCAGTGCCTCACGCGGTCAGTTTGGAGCCGCTGCTGGCGTTCGCGGGCGAGCTGCTGCGCAGCGAGCCCTTCGCCGCCGCGCGGCTGGTCTGTTACGGCGAGCACGCGTATGCGTCGCCGGCAGGGCTGCCCGAGCTGCACGGACTGAAAGTCGTGCGGCCAGGCTGGTACATCGGCTCGCTGCACCGCGGCCGATTCGAACCGTCCCATGCGCTAGCCATGGGACTGCGCATGCGCGAAGCCAAGCGAGCGCTGAGCTTGGCTTCGAGCGACGAGCGAGCCCTCAGGTACCTGAAGGGCGAGACGCTCGAAGTCGCGGAGAACGAGATTATCCGCGACCCGGAAGTGATCAAGGCAGCCAAAGGCTACTGCCTGGTCTGCATTGAAGAGCATCCCATCGGCTGGGGCAAATGGCACGATGGGATGCTCAAGAACGAATACCCGCCCGGCTGGAGGTGGAATTAA
- a CDS encoding spore germination protein: MRTWKKTLHQIFNRERILTPPAQMPVQPELSQSLFQDNSLNIAQVKKIFGNSSDIITGDLILDVETDHRIGYVYLEQLVNKAFFQDMMSTLSARSAQLMEEINTGFYLYPDLIKNMLRTSGEVRTVGTFAELCENMMCGETVLFINGHSVAFSVNTGGGDQRSVEEPSTQSVVRGPRDGFTESIGTNISLIRRRIKSPNLWLETMKIGRVSQTTVSMMYINGIASDKIVAEVRTRLQRIDIDGILESGNIEELIQDETFTPFPTMYNTERPDVAAAGLLEGRVAILVDGTPFILKAPALFVQFFQSAEDYYQRSEFATLIRILRYICFFISLMAPSFYIAVTTFHQELVPSSLLFNLAAQREGIPFPAFVEALLMEVTFEILREAGVRLPKTVGQAVSIVGALVIGQGAVDAGLVSPAMVIVVAITAISNFVIPAFSMGIPIRILRFILMMFAATFGLFGITVGLIGMVQHLCTLRSFGVPYMSPMAPFVLADQKDTIIRLPQWGLFSRPRFISPKNQIRENNSPQSKPERE, encoded by the coding sequence ATGAGAACATGGAAAAAAACGCTACATCAAATATTTAATCGTGAACGAATCTTGACACCGCCTGCCCAGATGCCCGTTCAGCCAGAGCTTAGTCAAAGCCTTTTTCAAGATAACAGCTTAAATATCGCCCAAGTGAAAAAGATTTTTGGCAATAGCTCTGATATCATAACGGGTGATCTCATCTTGGATGTCGAGACCGATCATAGAATTGGCTATGTTTATTTGGAACAATTAGTCAATAAGGCTTTTTTTCAAGATATGATGTCTACGCTGAGCGCAAGATCGGCGCAGTTGATGGAAGAGATCAATACCGGCTTCTACTTGTACCCTGATTTGATTAAAAACATGCTTCGAACCAGTGGAGAAGTCAGAACAGTAGGAACGTTCGCCGAACTATGTGAAAACATGATGTGCGGTGAAACCGTCTTATTCATCAATGGCCACTCTGTTGCTTTTTCCGTAAATACGGGCGGAGGAGACCAACGATCTGTGGAAGAACCTTCCACGCAATCCGTTGTGAGAGGACCGCGAGACGGATTCACGGAATCCATTGGCACGAACATTTCACTCATTCGCAGGCGGATCAAGAGTCCAAATTTGTGGTTGGAAACGATGAAGATTGGCCGAGTTTCACAGACGACTGTATCCATGATGTACATTAACGGAATTGCGAGTGACAAAATTGTAGCGGAAGTACGAACAAGATTACAACGAATTGATATTGACGGAATTCTGGAAAGCGGCAATATTGAAGAGCTTATTCAAGATGAAACCTTTACGCCGTTCCCCACGATGTACAATACAGAACGACCGGATGTGGCGGCCGCTGGTCTCCTTGAGGGCCGCGTTGCCATTTTGGTGGATGGGACGCCATTTATCCTGAAAGCGCCTGCGCTGTTCGTGCAGTTTTTTCAATCGGCTGAAGACTACTATCAACGTTCCGAATTTGCTACATTGATACGCATTTTGCGATATATTTGCTTCTTTATTTCGTTGATGGCTCCCTCATTTTATATCGCCGTTACGACCTTTCATCAAGAACTTGTCCCTAGTTCTTTGCTTTTTAATTTGGCTGCACAGCGAGAAGGCATCCCTTTTCCAGCTTTTGTCGAGGCGCTGCTGATGGAGGTAACCTTTGAGATTTTGCGTGAAGCCGGAGTGCGTCTGCCTAAGACGGTCGGCCAAGCTGTATCGATCGTTGGTGCCTTGGTCATTGGACAAGGTGCCGTAGATGCGGGATTGGTTTCTCCCGCCATGGTTATCGTAGTTGCGATTACCGCGATATCCAACTTCGTGATCCCAGCATTCAGCATGGGCATTCCGATACGTATTTTACGGTTTATTCTGATGATGTTTGCCGCCACATTTGGTTTATTCGGAATTACGGTTGGATTGATCGGCATGGTGCAGCATTTGTGCACCTTGCGCTCGTTCGGTGTGCCTTACATGTCGCCAATGGCTCCTTTTGTCCTAGCAGATCAGAAAGATACCATTATCAGATTGCCGCAGTGGGGGCTTTTCTCAAGACCGCGCTTTATTAGTCCTAAGAATCAAATTCGGGAAAACAATTCTCCGCAATCGAAACCGGAACGCGAGTAA
- a CDS encoding GerAB/ArcD/ProY family transporter, with protein MIEKGKIGVHQFTILTILFTIGSSILIAPSGLAYDAKQDAWIAALLGLLVGLILVVLLYSLGGRFPGKTLVTYCEELMGTWIGKGVGFLYFCFFFILAALVLRNLGDFITTQVLVDTPLQFTHIFFLSIVILGIRNGLETFTRTSEIFLPWVLLFFFLMFIFLPTQVDIKFMLPILGYGLKPIVRASIPLIGTPYLELVVFLMIIPFINSTKKLGKSFLVGVSIGGVLLILISLFSILVLGDQLTAVQMYPSYSLAKKISIGSFLERLEVIMAGIWFITIYFKLTICFYAATLTFGEVFRMKEIRQLYLPLGMILIVLSIVAYPDVAYFMKFATKIWLFYSATFGFVIPLILLVIAMLRKRKNKLSK; from the coding sequence ATGATTGAGAAAGGTAAAATCGGTGTTCATCAATTCACCATCCTCACGATTCTCTTTACAATTGGCAGCTCTATTCTCATAGCACCTTCAGGACTTGCTTATGATGCCAAACAAGATGCTTGGATTGCGGCACTGCTTGGCTTGCTTGTCGGTTTAATCTTGGTGGTTCTGTTGTACTCGCTAGGGGGGCGCTTTCCGGGCAAGACGCTCGTTACTTATTGTGAAGAACTTATGGGTACATGGATTGGCAAAGGGGTAGGTTTTCTCTATTTTTGCTTTTTCTTTATACTTGCAGCGCTAGTTCTAAGGAACCTTGGGGACTTCATTACAACCCAGGTATTAGTGGATACACCGTTGCAATTTACACACATTTTCTTTCTATCCATTGTCATTCTGGGGATCCGCAATGGCTTGGAAACATTCACACGAACATCAGAAATTTTTCTGCCCTGGGTCCTTCTCTTCTTCTTTTTGATGTTTATTTTCCTTCCTACCCAAGTAGATATTAAATTCATGCTGCCTATTTTGGGCTATGGTCTTAAGCCGATTGTAAGAGCATCAATTCCTTTGATTGGAACGCCTTATTTAGAGCTTGTTGTTTTCTTAATGATTATTCCATTTATTAATTCGACGAAGAAACTAGGGAAGTCATTCTTGGTTGGTGTTTCCATCGGCGGGGTGTTATTGATTCTGATATCGCTTTTTTCCATTCTTGTGTTGGGTGATCAATTAACGGCCGTTCAAATGTACCCCAGCTATAGCTTGGCTAAAAAAATTAGCATCGGATCCTTTCTTGAGCGTTTGGAAGTTATTATGGCTGGCATCTGGTTTATCACGATCTATTTTAAATTGACGATCTGTTTCTACGCTGCGACCCTGACGTTTGGTGAAGTGTTCAGAATGAAGGAAATCAGGCAGTTATATTTGCCGCTGGGGATGATTCTGATCGTGCTTTCCATTGTCGCCTACCCCGATGTTGCCTATTTCATGAAATTTGCTACGAAAATATGGCTTTTTTACTCGGCTACTTTCGGTTTTGTTATTCCCTTAATCCTGTTGGTAATAGCGATGCTTCGAAAGCGCAAAAATAAGTTAAGTAAATAA
- a CDS encoding Ger(x)C family spore germination protein: MKKLGCIFCILTLLGCVLSGCWDRHELNDLAITVGVGFDKSDKEFLVTSQIVNPNEVAAKKGSGYSTPITTLSASGVSTLEAVRKMTTMAPRKIFASHLRILVIGEELARHGISKVMDGVSRDHEVRSDFYIIVAKGTTANKVLRILTPIERIPANKMFKTLETSEKSWSPTVSVQLDRFLTNLGDPTREAVLTGLIIKGDSKKGESKGNLNLTSPEAFLEYSGLALFKKDKLVDWLNEEESKGYNYVMGNVKSTMGHLTCPQENGTLSLEIIREKTKMKGKIVNGKPEINLSVYVEQNISEVQCEIDLLDPQTITELEQIAQKNLTSVMQNVIQKAKKNKADIFGFGEAIEDAAPKTWTRIKSNWENEFADLKVHISVEVQIRRLGTINNSLIERSKE, from the coding sequence ATGAAGAAGTTGGGTTGTATCTTTTGCATACTTACTTTGCTTGGTTGTGTACTCTCCGGCTGCTGGGATCGACATGAATTGAATGATTTGGCTATCACGGTAGGCGTGGGGTTTGATAAGAGCGATAAAGAATTTTTAGTTACATCACAAATCGTAAATCCGAATGAAGTTGCTGCCAAAAAAGGGAGCGGCTACAGCACCCCAATTACCACCCTATCAGCTTCTGGCGTCTCAACGCTGGAGGCTGTTCGGAAGATGACAACGATGGCTCCGCGGAAAATTTTTGCTTCTCATCTGCGCATTCTGGTGATTGGGGAAGAGCTTGCCCGGCATGGCATCTCCAAAGTAATGGACGGTGTCTCCAGAGATCATGAAGTGCGTTCTGACTTCTATATCATCGTTGCCAAAGGGACAACAGCGAACAAAGTTTTAAGGATTCTAACGCCAATTGAGAGAATACCGGCCAATAAAATGTTTAAGACATTGGAAACTTCGGAGAAATCTTGGTCACCAACGGTAAGTGTTCAGTTAGACCGGTTTCTAACCAATCTGGGAGATCCAACAAGAGAGGCTGTACTGACGGGATTGATCATCAAAGGAGATAGTAAAAAGGGAGAAAGCAAGGGGAATTTAAACCTAACTTCGCCTGAAGCCTTCTTAGAGTATTCGGGGTTAGCCCTATTCAAGAAAGACAAGCTAGTGGATTGGCTGAATGAAGAAGAAAGTAAGGGCTACAACTATGTTATGGGGAATGTCAAAAGTACCATGGGACATCTGACGTGCCCGCAAGAGAATGGAACGTTATCCTTAGAAATCATCCGGGAAAAAACGAAAATGAAAGGCAAGATCGTCAATGGTAAGCCTGAGATCAATCTTAGTGTTTATGTGGAGCAGAATATCAGCGAGGTTCAATGCGAAATTGATTTGTTAGATCCGCAAACCATAACGGAATTAGAGCAAATCGCTCAAAAAAATTTAACCAGTGTTATGCAGAATGTTATCCAGAAAGCGAAGAAAAATAAGGCCGACATTTTTGGATTTGGAGAGGCCATTGAAGATGCAGCGCCTAAGACTTGGACGCGAATAAAATCGAATTGGGAAAACGAGTTTGCAGATTTGAAAGTTCATATTAGTGTTGAAGTGCAAATTCGACGCCTGGGGACCATAAATAACTCTTTAATCGAGCGTTCAAAGGAGTGA